A part of Oncorhynchus kisutch isolate 150728-3 linkage group LG2, Okis_V2, whole genome shotgun sequence genomic DNA contains:
- the LOC109902208 gene encoding transcription and mRNA export factor ENY2-2: protein MSKDSKMRATINQKLTEMGERERLKELLRAKLTECGWRDQLKAHCKDVIKEKGLEHVTVEDLVVEITPKGRVLVPDSVKKELLQRIRAFLAQHAT from the exons ATGAGCAAAGATTCCAAGATGAGAGCAACAATTAATCAGAAATTAACTGAGATGGGTGAACGAGAGCG ATTGAAGGAGTTGCTCAGAGCTAAACTCACTGAATGCGGATGGAGGGATCAGCTGAAAGCTCATTGCAAAG ATGTCATCAAAGAAAAGGGCTTGGAGCATGTGACCGTCGAGGACCTTGTGGTAGAAATCACCCCTAAAGGAAGAG TTCTGGTGCCTGATAGTGTGAAGAAGgagctgctgcagaggataagagcCTTCCTGGCTCAGCATGCCACATAA